DNA from Candidatus Deferrimicrobium borealis:
ATCATGCCGTTTCCTGCTTATTGTAATATGCTGTTTTATAAAAGAAATGCAATTCCGGCGAACAGGAAGTGGGCACAAGGTTGAAACAGCGATTTCGTATTTGTAATTACAAATTGAAGGTCTGGTTCCCATCAACTGGTTTGATAGGACCGACGATGACGAAAGAGTGGCGGCCCCTGCGGAGTCCGAAAGACCTACCCCTCTTTCGACCGGACACTCATAGTGATAATAATAAGAGGGAGTCGTACGCCGAGTCCTATGACTATGTCCAAGGAACCCAAAGAGATGCTGCCTATCGAGGTCATCACGTCCGTCCAGCGCCGCAGGAGATTCTCAGCGGAAGAATAACGTTCGTTGGTGGAACATGAGTGAGGATGTCGGATCGAATCTCGCGGGGAGGATCGACCGGGCCATCAAACCGTACCTCCTGATTCTGGCCCTGGTCTTCGCCGCCTCCTTCCTGGCAGGTACCTTTGTCCCCTCGCCCATCCGGCGGCAAATGACCGAGATGTTCCAGGCGATGGCAGGGGACTATCGGGAACTTTCCGGCGGGATGCTTTTCTTCAATATCCTCGCACAGAATGTGACGGCGACCCTTTTCGTGGTCATCTTCGGCGTGATCGTCGGGATCATCCCGGCATTCGTCGTCGGCTCCAACGGGTTTGGCCTGGGTGTGATGTACCGCCAGGCATCCGAGGTGTCCGGGTTCTCGAAGGCGGCGCTTACGGTGTTGCCGTACGGGGTGTTCGAGATTCCGGCCCTTCTTGTCGCTGCCTCCTACGGCCTATGGCTCGGCGTGATGGTCGTCCGGAGAATGCGGGGAAAGGAAGGCACCCCCCTGAAAACCTACATGGAGCATGCCTTCCGGCGGTACTTCGCCGTCGTGTTCCCTCTCCTCGTTGTCGCGGCGGCGATCGAGACGGCCCTCATCCTCGGCCTGTCGTAGGTCCGATGGCGGACCGGGAAAGAAATCCGTGATGGGTTTTTATCGTCGCCAGTCCCTTGTCGTATTCCGTTTCCGCCATCAGTCTCCCCGACAGGAGGCGCGTCTCGAAGTCGAGAATGATCTCGTTCCATGAGATTTCATAGTCCACATTGAACAGTTTCCTGTACATGTACGTGTTTTTCCCCACGGAACTTCCGGATCCGAAAACGAGGATCGGCCCGTTTTTCAGCAGCGGTTCGGGTAGTTTTCCCGCGAAGGGTATATGCTTGTGGCCGTGAAGGATTACCTTTACGCCGTGGGTGTCGCAGAAACGGATGAATTCCTTCGCATTCGCCAACCGGTCCATTTGCCCATAGGCGAAACCGATGAATTTCCGGAATGATGCACCAAGAGTCTTCAGGTGAAACCTTCGCATCTCCGGATCGATCCGGTGAAGTTGCATGGGATGATGATGCAGCAGGGAGATCAGTATCGGGTTGGTGCGTCCGCCGGGAAAGGGACCCATCTGTTCTTCGATGGCCCTGTATTGCTCCCCCGTGATTTTCCCCCGTGCCATCCTTCCGGCATCGGCGGAATTCCAGCAGAGAATCCCGACGGGATGCTCCGGGATCCATTCGATTCTCGTATGGATCGCGGGAACCAGGGATGAGAGGGCCGGTCGACTCCTCAATACCCCTTTCGTCCGAACATCGTGATTTCCGGGTACGAAGATCGGATCCTGCCCGCGAGGATGCAGATCTTTCAGGAAATCATGGAAGTCGTTCGCGCAGATCACGTTGCTCTCGTCCGGTGTCTGCATGATGTCTCCGCTCAACAGAAACCGTACGGACGAATCCCCCCGGTTTCTTTTCACGTACTCTTTCAGAAGATCCTTTACCCGGATGATCCTCTCGATCGATTTTCTGCTTCCGATATGGGTGTCGCTCAAGTGCAGCAATGTCAGCCGGGAACCCGCGTGGATCCTGCAGGAAGGAAACGCGTCGAAATAATGCCTCGTCAGGAGATGTCCCGCTGTCTTCGCGAGGTCATCCGCCCTTGAGAATACCCAGTGGATGGCATCCTCGGTTTTTTCCGCGGGAAGCGGGAAAAACAGCGGTTCGTCGCTTCTGCGCCAGAGCAATATTCCCGGCCAGCGGGTGGATTTCGACAGGGCGGAGTGAAAGGGCGGGTATACGTACGTAATGGTCGAATCTTTCTGGGGGGCTTCGGTCAGGTGAAGGATGAGATGCGGATCGGCCTTGATGGTACGGGACAGTCTCGACAGGAAATGTCTCGATGTCACCAGGTGGTCGGCGGAACGCGATTCCGGGAACCCGGAGGGGATGAGAACCGCGGTCCACTCCCTTTTCGAGAAGATATC
Protein-coding regions in this window:
- a CDS encoding stage II sporulation protein M, with product MSEDVGSNLAGRIDRAIKPYLLILALVFAASFLAGTFVPSPIRRQMTEMFQAMAGDYRELSGGMLFFNILAQNVTATLFVVIFGVIVGIIPAFVVGSNGFGLGVMYRQASEVSGFSKAALTVLPYGVFEIPALLVAASYGLWLGVMVVRRMRGKEGTPLKTYMEHAFRRYFAVVFPLLVVAAAIETALILGLS
- a CDS encoding metallophosphoesterase, encoding MEERFNLQSANWISYVLDRRNRIPDIADPNLVRDTLTVFLGNLIDGLYFHGKSNPTIVEKAVRMRTTVRERPHHRYDDIVMDLRDIFSKREWTAVLIPSGFPESRSADHLVTSRHFLSRLSRTIKADPHLILHLTEAPQKDSTITYVYPPFHSALSKSTRWPGILLWRRSDEPLFFPLPAEKTEDAIHWVFSRADDLAKTAGHLLTRHYFDAFPSCRIHAGSRLTLLHLSDTHIGSRKSIERIIRVKDLLKEYVKRNRGDSSVRFLLSGDIMQTPDESNVICANDFHDFLKDLHPRGQDPIFVPGNHDVRTKGVLRSRPALSSLVPAIHTRIEWIPEHPVGILCWNSADAGRMARGKITGEQYRAIEEQMGPFPGGRTNPILISLLHHHPMQLHRIDPEMRRFHLKTLGASFRKFIGFAYGQMDRLANAKEFIRFCDTHGVKVILHGHKHIPFAGKLPEPLLKNGPILVFGSGSSVGKNTYMYRKLFNVDYEISWNEIILDFETRLLSGRLMAETEYDKGLATIKTHHGFLSRSAIGPTTGRG